One region of Primulina tabacum isolate GXHZ01 chromosome 17, ASM2559414v2, whole genome shotgun sequence genomic DNA includes:
- the LOC142530956 gene encoding cysteine proteinase mucunain: protein MHKIIAHSILFFCFATLSYSTGITILKYDENYIAKNPNLRSENHVRTLYEWWLAKHGKTYNGLVEKDKRFDIFKDNLKFIDEHNAGNRTYEVGLNRFADLSNEEYRSLYLGTRTDAKRRFVKSRYGSNRYRLGNGETLPESVDWRKKGVVAPIKNQGSCGSCWAFSTVAAVEGINQIATGKLITLSEQELVDCDKKENLGCNGGLMDYAFQFIMSNGGMDTEDDYPYKGVDSECDFTRKNAKIVSIDGYEDVPQDEKSLRKAVAHQPVSVAIEASGRALQLYTTGVFTGECGTELDHGVVVVGYGTEKGVDYWIVRNSWGTNWGEDGYFRLERSGINVPSGKCGIVMEASYPIKNAENPTNFGYVADE from the exons ATGCATAAGATTATTGCACACTCCATTCTTTTCTTCTGCTTCGCCACTTTGTCATATTCAACAGGCATAACCATCTTAAAATACGACGAAAATTACATAGCAAAGAATCCAAATCTTCGTAGTGAAAATCATGTAAGGACCTTATACGAATGGTGGCTGGCAAAGCATGGCAAAACGTACAATGGGTTGGTAGAAAAGGACAAAAGATTCGATATTTTTAAGGATAACCTGAAATTCATCGACGAGCATAACGCCGGGAATCGAACTTACGAGGTGGGCTTGAATCGGTTTGCCGATCTGAGTAACGAAGAGTACAGGTCTTTGTATTTGGGTACGAGGACTGATGCTAAGCGCCGGTTTGTGAAGTCGAGATATGGTAGTAATAGGTACCGTTTGGGGAATGGTGAGACTTTGCCTGAATCCGTTGATTGGAGGAAGAAGGGTGTTGTTGCTCCGATCAAAAACCAAGGCTCCTGTG GAAGTTGTTGGGCTTTCTCAACAGTTGCAGCAGTTGAAGGCATAAACCAGATAGCCACAGGGAAACTCATCACTCTATCAGAACAAGAACTCGTCGATTGCgacaaaaaagaaaatttaggCTGCAATGGTGGCCTCATGGATTATGCTTTCCAATTCATCATGTCCAATGGTGGTATGGACACTGAGGATGATTATCCTTATAAGGGTGTCGATTCCGAATGTGACTTTACTCGG AAGAATGCGAAGATTGTAAGTATAGATGGTTATGAAGACGTGCCACAAGACGAGAAATCTTTGCGAAAGGCCGTGGCACATCAACCGGTTAGTGTTGCTATCGAAGCGTCGGGGAGAGCCCTCCAACTCTATACTACG GGGGTATTCACCGGCGAGTGCGGGACGGAACTAGACCATGGTGTGGTGGTGGTTGGCTACGGTACAGAAAAGGGGGTCGATTATTGGATTGTGAGGAACTCATGGGGGACTAATTGGGGTGAAGATGGATACTTTAGACTCGAACGCAGCGGGATTAATGTTCCATCCGGCAAGTGTGGGATCGTTATGGAAGCTTCTTACCCCATCAAGAATGCTGAAAATCCAACAAATTTTGGCTATGTTGCTGATGAATAA
- the LOC142530955 gene encoding small RNA degrading nuclease 1-like, which translates to MDEILASAKKEMLVEMVKLAQKKGMAGSRGRWKEFLKVYDRKYGTSLSDPSRRDIDSLDAFLKTFTKSDDLKFFKKIWQCHSNRDKLEQFKKASPDDGTAEQKLVRLTLTHPQYPIDYCFPSYEEDWVVKKCSKKSRIMKSTKMIAVDCEMVLCEDGTEALVKVCAVDRNLQVKLDAVVNPKKAIADYRTDITGVSATDLDGVTCSLPDVQESMKKLLSHGTILVGHSLNNDLQALKLDHARVIDTSYIFKNANGPTRKKPSLSLLCKAKLGYELRKPGNPHNCLDDACAAMKLVLARIEGRVDDDISEEMKELDATRKELDAGRLFVHRIPVNVLGKDLQEVIPGNFTLQMKTSKKNTYSAFAIFKNVEEANEAFENLEGDLEKDLSGRAQKLVKFKLGSGLSGGLYVCKTCHDDSVKQLKSKKRSNGDEDVSGTLKKLRTDQICEPIQDTYQCKAHLEEIQRLKEELRHRDQEISNLNRIIAALTRKQGL; encoded by the exons ATGGATGAGATTCTCGCTTCTGCAAAAAAAGAG ATGTTAGTTGAAATGGTGAAATTGGCGCAAAAGAAAGGAATGGCTGGGAGTAGAGGTCGATggaaagaatttttgaaagtttATGATAGGAAGTATGGGACAAGCCTGAGTGACCCATCACGGAGGGATATTGATTCATTGGATGCATTTTTGAAAACTTTTACCAAGTCTGATGACTTGAAG ttcttcaaaaaaatatggcaATGCCATTCCAATCGTGACAAGTTGGAACAATTCAAGAAAGCTTCTCCTGATGATGGAACTGCCGAGCAG AAGCTGGTCCGTTTAACTTTAACGCATCCTCAGTACCCCATCGACTATTGCTTCCCATCATATGAGGAG GACTGGGTAGTTAAAAAATGTAGTAAAAAATCCAGGATCATGAAATCGACAAAAATGATTGCCGTTGACTGTGAGATGGTTCTTTGTGAAGATGGCACTGAAGCTTTGGTGAAGGTGTGTGCTGTAGACCGTAATTTGCAG GTGAAACTTGATGCAGTTGTAAACCCCAAGAAAGCAATTGCAGATTACCGAACTGATATAACTGGAGTCTCTGCAACTGATTTGGATGGAGTTACTTGTTCTTTGCCAGATGTACAG GAATCCATGAAGAAGTTGTTGTCACATGGTACCATTTTAGTTGGTCACAGTCTCAATAATGATCTTCAAG CATTGAAGCTAGACCATGCAAGAGTGATTGACACATCTTATATTTTCAAGAATGCAAATGGACCTACTAGAAAGAAACCGTCGTTGAGCTTGTTGTGCAAG GCCAAATTAGGTTATGAGCTTCGGAAACCTGGAAATCCTCATAATTGTCTGGACGATGCATGTGCTGCAATGAAGCTCGTCTTGGCTAGAATAGAGGGGAGAGTTGATGATGATATATCAGAGGAG atGAAAGAATTGGATGCAACAAGAAAAGAATTGGATGCAGGAAGGCTATTTGTGCACAGGATTCCTGTCAATGTTCTTGGCAAAGATTTGCAGGAAGTTATTCCTGGTAACTTCACCCTTCAAATGAAG ACAAGTAAGAAGAATACGTATTCTGCGTTTGCCATATTCAAAAATGTGGAAGAGGCAAATGAAGCATTTGAGAACCTTGAAGGTGACTTAGAGAAG GACTTGAGTGGACGCGCACAAAAGCTCGTTAAATTTAAGCTTGGCTCAGGTTTATCCGGCGGTCTATATGTTTGTAAAACTTGCCATGATGATTCTGTTAAACAGTTGAAATCAAAGAAGAGATCGAATGGAGATGAGGACGTTTCAGGGACGTTAAAGAAGTTGAGAACAGACCAAATTTGTGAACCAATTCAGGACACCTATCAATGCAAGGCACATTTAGAAGAGATCCAAAGATTGAAAGAAGAACTAAGACACAGGGATCAAGAAATTTCAAATTTGAACAGAATAATTGCTGCACTTACTAGGAAACAGGGTCTCTGA